The Virgibacillus phasianinus genome includes a window with the following:
- a CDS encoding carbohydrate ABC transporter permease, which translates to MKSKRKTGFILLCILPTLVIFAMFIVYPVTQVFYKSLFSSSGFGSSDQFVGITNFIELFSDDVFIQSIKNTGFLMLVVPVITLLLSLIFASMLSFGQLKEKHLYRTIFFFPSILSFVVIGILWAFIYHPNMGIVNEIMKVMGLDQYALTWLGNPDTVLWAIAIVMVWQAVGYYMVMYLAGMDSIPKELYEAASIDGANAIQQFVKITIPMLWEIIRITIIFSINGVLNISFVLVIVMTSGGPNNSSQVALTYMYQQGFVNANFGYAMAIAVVVFIVAIILAFISNKLTEREAL; encoded by the coding sequence GTGAAAAGTAAGCGAAAAACGGGTTTTATCCTGCTATGTATTTTACCAACATTAGTTATATTCGCGATGTTTATCGTTTATCCGGTTACTCAGGTATTTTATAAATCGCTATTCAGCAGTTCCGGATTTGGAAGCAGCGATCAATTTGTCGGAATAACGAATTTCATTGAATTATTTAGTGATGATGTATTCATCCAATCAATCAAAAATACCGGATTTCTTATGCTGGTTGTTCCGGTCATTACACTCCTATTATCACTCATTTTCGCGTCCATGCTCTCCTTTGGTCAATTAAAGGAAAAGCATCTGTACCGGACGATTTTCTTCTTCCCTAGTATTCTATCATTCGTTGTAATCGGAATTCTTTGGGCGTTCATTTACCATCCGAATATGGGGATTGTGAATGAAATCATGAAAGTAATGGGACTTGATCAATACGCATTAACGTGGCTTGGCAATCCGGATACCGTATTATGGGCAATTGCGATTGTCATGGTCTGGCAGGCGGTCGGATATTATATGGTCATGTATCTTGCTGGAATGGACAGTATCCCGAAAGAATTATATGAAGCGGCATCGATTGATGGAGCCAATGCCATCCAGCAATTTGTGAAAATTACGATCCCAATGCTGTGGGAGATTATTCGGATTACGATTATTTTCAGTATAAATGGTGTGTTGAATATCAGTTTTGTGTTGGTAATTGTTATGACATCTGGAGGACCAAATAATTCCTCACAGGTTGCACTCACTTATATGTACCAGCAAGGCTTTGTAAATGCAAACTTTGGTTATGCCATGGCCATAGCGGTTGTTGTCTTTATTGTAGCAATCATTCTTGCATTTATTAGTAATAAATTGACAGAACGTGAAGCTTTATAG
- a CDS encoding carbohydrate ABC transporter permease, whose translation MSNDKNRNPKKSKWIMRIILLVATVIFIYPLVWNIIASFKSNEEILESPWALPSMLRFENYIRAFADASMGEYILNSFLVTALSMFLLLVLVIPTAHVIARFDFTGRKLLHNFYLAGLFIQPVYIMIPLFLMMSDLSMLDNRFWLSLVYAASALPFSVYLLTGFMRSIPKEYEESASIDGCGYFRTLLNIIVPLARPGILTVVIFNFFTFWNEYALALVLLTSDEKKTIPVGLANLMQIQRFATDWGALFAGLVLVLIPTVTLYALTQKKLTEGMSMGGLKG comes from the coding sequence GTGAGTAATGATAAGAACCGTAATCCAAAAAAGTCCAAGTGGATAATGCGGATCATTTTATTGGTGGCAACCGTTATTTTTATTTATCCATTAGTATGGAATATTATTGCTTCGTTTAAATCAAATGAGGAAATTCTGGAAAGTCCATGGGCATTGCCTTCTATGCTCCGTTTTGAGAATTATATTCGTGCATTTGCCGATGCCAGTATGGGAGAATATATCCTGAATTCCTTCCTTGTCACAGCGTTGTCCATGTTTTTATTGCTTGTTTTGGTAATTCCAACGGCGCATGTTATCGCGCGATTTGATTTCACGGGAAGAAAGTTGCTTCATAATTTTTATTTGGCTGGCCTATTTATTCAGCCAGTATACATTATGATTCCATTATTTCTGATGATGAGCGATTTAAGTATGCTCGATAATCGCTTTTGGTTGAGTCTGGTGTATGCGGCAAGTGCTCTGCCCTTTTCCGTGTATCTATTAACAGGATTTATGCGCTCAATTCCAAAAGAATATGAAGAATCGGCGTCAATAGATGGTTGTGGCTACTTTCGCACGCTATTAAACATTATTGTCCCGCTTGCAAGGCCTGGGATATTAACTGTTGTTATCTTTAACTTTTTTACCTTTTGGAATGAATATGCATTAGCACTTGTTTTACTTACAAGTGATGAAAAGAAAACTATTCCAGTTGGTTTGGCGAATTTAATGCAGATTCAACGTTTTGCGACAGATTGGGGAGCATTGTTCGCCGGTCTTGTGCTAGTATTAATTCCAACAGTTACACTATACGCACTAACCCAGAAAAAACTTACAGAAGGAATGTCTATGGGTGGTTTGAAAGGATAA
- a CDS encoding Gfo/Idh/MocA family protein: MKKTKAILIGAGDRGAKSYAPYAVSYPHELEFVAVAELNPEKRADFANVHGLSSDRCFESWEEMLDEQIEADVAFVCTLDRQHYQPTIRAIEAGYHVLLEKPMSPDPEECIAMVECAKKHQKLLTICHVLRYTPFWQNIKKVIDSGDIGDIVSIQLNENVEIMHMSHSFVRGNWNNSDESSPMILQKSCHDMDILMYLMDQKCKHVSSFGSLMHFNEANKPEGAPLRCLDGCPAENECPFHAGRYYLGEGKGWAKKFTTDHSREGIIHALNTTPYGKCVYQSDNNVVDHQVVNLEFENGATATFSMCGFTREQTRIVQIMGTKGEIRGKMDENSISVFDFLTQNETVINLNEPLSGHGGGDDAIVRDFLQEVKNHQDGDTPSATVSLESHLLAFAAEASRLDNGKVIDLRDIGTGSLSHIAPSKER; the protein is encoded by the coding sequence ATGAAAAAAACAAAAGCAATCTTAATTGGAGCTGGTGACAGGGGTGCAAAGTCGTATGCTCCTTATGCCGTTTCCTATCCACATGAATTAGAATTTGTCGCAGTGGCTGAGTTGAATCCGGAAAAACGGGCGGATTTTGCCAACGTGCATGGTCTTTCCAGTGACCGCTGTTTTGAATCCTGGGAAGAGATGCTGGACGAACAAATAGAAGCGGACGTTGCGTTTGTTTGTACACTGGATCGCCAGCATTATCAGCCGACCATACGCGCGATTGAAGCGGGGTACCATGTATTGTTGGAAAAACCGATGTCACCCGATCCGGAAGAATGTATCGCCATGGTTGAGTGTGCAAAGAAGCATCAGAAACTTTTAACCATCTGTCACGTTCTGCGGTACACTCCGTTTTGGCAAAATATTAAGAAGGTCATCGATTCCGGTGACATTGGGGATATCGTTTCCATTCAATTAAATGAAAACGTCGAAATCATGCATATGTCCCATAGTTTTGTGCGCGGAAACTGGAATAATAGTGATGAGTCCAGTCCAATGATTCTGCAAAAGTCCTGCCACGACATGGACATTTTAATGTATCTAATGGATCAGAAATGCAAGCATGTCAGCTCGTTTGGCTCCCTGATGCATTTTAATGAGGCAAACAAACCAGAAGGCGCGCCACTCAGATGCCTGGATGGGTGTCCGGCAGAGAATGAATGCCCATTTCATGCCGGCAGATATTATTTGGGCGAAGGAAAAGGCTGGGCGAAAAAGTTTACGACCGACCATTCGCGTGAAGGGATTATTCACGCCTTGAACACGACGCCATATGGGAAATGTGTCTATCAATCTGATAACAATGTTGTTGATCATCAGGTCGTTAATCTGGAATTTGAAAACGGTGCGACTGCAACATTCAGTATGTGCGGGTTTACTAGAGAGCAAACCAGAATTGTTCAGATCATGGGTACAAAAGGGGAAATCAGAGGAAAAATGGATGAAAACTCTATCTCTGTATTCGATTTTCTTACGCAAAATGAAACGGTAATCAATCTCAACGAACCACTCAGCGGCCATGGTGGTGGCGATGACGCAATTGTTAGGGATTTCCTGCAGGAGGTAAAAAACCATCAGGATGGAGATACACCATCAGCCACTGTATCACTGGAAAGTCACTTATTAGCCTTTGCCGCTGAAGCATCAAGGCTAGATAATGGTAAAGTAATAGATTTAAGGGACATAGGGACAGGTTCATTGTCCCACATAGCCCCTAGTAAGGAGCGTTAA
- a CDS encoding glycoside hydrolase family 35 protein: MSKLTVVGKELYMNDEPIQLISGAIHYFRIVPEYWEDRLLKLKACGFNCVETYIPWNLHEPKEGEFNFRGIADVERFIRIAERLGLYVIVRPSPYICAEWEFGGLPSWLLADRNMRLRSYHEAYLEKVDNYYDVLLEKLKPLQQTNGGPIIAMQIENEYGSYGNDKKYLTYIKEAMVKRDIDVLLFTSDGPTDLMLQGGTVDNTLATVNFGSRPVESFAKLHEHFPNTPNIVMEYWNGWFDHWGEQHHQRDSQDAADTFAEMLQSGASVNFYMFHGGTNFGFYNGANFDENYQPTVTSYDYDCPLSETGDLTPKFHAVREAIAKHKALGELELPEPIPKKDYGTVQMTESIKLFDALTQISKPVRKTHPETMEQLGQDYGFVLYRTNVKGPLGEVPVTIQDVRDRALVFVNQEFKGVIDRWNNNTLMIEVPEEGVQLDLLVENMGRINYGPLLNDPKGITEGVRVERQFIFDFEIYTLPMDNLEKLSYDKTETFAQENPTFYRGTFGVDDIGDTFVELSGWKKGIVLINGFNLGRYWEIGPQQTLYLPGPLLKKGTNELVIFDLHGQQKAEVALIDTHKLG; encoded by the coding sequence ATGTCAAAACTAACCGTAGTCGGAAAAGAGCTGTACATGAACGATGAACCAATCCAACTGATTTCCGGGGCAATTCATTATTTTCGAATTGTGCCGGAGTATTGGGAGGATCGGTTGCTGAAACTGAAAGCCTGTGGTTTTAACTGTGTCGAAACATATATTCCCTGGAACTTGCACGAACCTAAAGAAGGGGAGTTTAATTTTCGTGGAATAGCTGATGTAGAGCGGTTTATTCGGATAGCGGAGCGGCTGGGATTGTATGTAATCGTCCGGCCAAGTCCGTATATTTGTGCCGAGTGGGAATTTGGCGGACTTCCTTCCTGGCTGCTTGCCGATCGCAACATGCGGCTTCGCTCCTACCATGAAGCCTACCTGGAGAAGGTAGATAACTATTATGATGTCTTGTTGGAAAAGTTAAAACCGTTGCAGCAAACAAATGGCGGTCCTATTATTGCAATGCAGATTGAAAATGAATATGGAAGCTATGGAAATGATAAAAAGTATTTAACATACATAAAAGAAGCAATGGTGAAGCGGGATATCGATGTATTGCTGTTTACTTCAGACGGGCCAACAGATTTAATGCTTCAGGGTGGTACCGTCGACAACACGTTGGCAACTGTGAATTTCGGTTCGCGTCCAGTGGAATCCTTTGCAAAATTACACGAGCATTTTCCGAACACGCCTAACATCGTGATGGAATATTGGAATGGCTGGTTCGACCATTGGGGTGAACAGCATCATCAGCGCGATTCCCAGGATGCTGCTGACACCTTTGCGGAAATGCTGCAAAGTGGCGCATCTGTTAACTTTTACATGTTCCATGGCGGTACGAATTTTGGCTTTTATAATGGGGCGAACTTTGATGAGAACTATCAGCCAACCGTTACCAGCTATGACTATGATTGTCCGCTAAGTGAAACCGGCGACCTTACCCCTAAGTTCCATGCGGTTCGGGAAGCAATCGCCAAACATAAAGCGTTAGGTGAACTTGAACTGCCGGAACCTATCCCCAAAAAAGACTATGGAACGGTTCAAATGACGGAATCTATCAAGCTATTTGATGCACTAACGCAAATCAGTAAACCGGTTAGAAAAACACATCCGGAAACAATGGAGCAGCTGGGCCAGGACTATGGATTTGTACTCTACCGCACCAATGTGAAAGGTCCGCTTGGCGAAGTACCAGTAACGATCCAGGATGTGCGTGACCGTGCTCTCGTATTTGTCAATCAAGAGTTCAAAGGTGTCATTGACCGCTGGAATAACAACACGCTCATGATCGAGGTACCGGAAGAGGGAGTGCAGCTTGATCTGTTGGTTGAAAATATGGGGCGGATTAATTATGGTCCGTTATTGAATGATCCGAAAGGGATTACCGAGGGTGTCCGTGTTGAACGGCAGTTTATATTTGACTTTGAAATTTACACCCTGCCAATGGATAATTTGGAAAAACTATCCTATGATAAAACTGAAACTTTTGCTCAGGAAAATCCGACATTTTACCGGGGGACATTCGGAGTCGATGATATTGGCGATACTTTTGTAGAACTTTCAGGCTGGAAGAAAGGGATCGTCCTCATAAATGGGTTTAACCTGGGAAGGTACTGGGAGATAGGGCCGCAGCAAACATTATATTTGCCTGGGCCATTATTGAAGAAAGGTACAAATGAACTGGTTATCTTTGACCTGCACGGCCAGCAGAAAGCGGAAGTGGCATTGATTGATACACATAAATTGGGATAA
- a CDS encoding arylsulfatase — MKPNVVLMMVDQMRGDCLSILDHPAVDTPNIDQLARDGVLYENAYSAAPSCVAARAAVLTGMSQDKNGRVGYEDKVPWNYEHTLPGEFAKAGYHTQCVGKLHVYPTRNLVGFHNVVLHDGYMHYNRFNHTTKTSESFAATDDYLNWLREKAGAGSDLTDLGLDCNASTVARPWHLAEELHPTNWVTTKSIDFLRRRDPTKPFFLNMSYVRPHPPFDPPEAFYNMYINEDLPEPSVGDWAEQEDTDRMGLNPVTAKGIVPKKRYKRAQAAYYALITHIDNQIGRFLQALQEYGVYDNTIILFASDHGELLGDHHLYRKILPYEGSAKVPLIVSDPGDNLKLEKNKKINNVVELRDIMPTLLAAADIPIPGTVNGKSVLELWKDGATANWREYIHGEHAYGESSFHYITDGKEKYIWFSQTGREQFFDLEKDPQELVNQAGNPDYQARVQQRRNQLIGELEGREEGYSDGARLVVGQTPKSTLNHLRG; from the coding sequence ATGAAACCGAATGTTGTATTGATGATGGTTGATCAGATGCGTGGCGATTGTTTAAGTATCTTGGACCATCCTGCAGTAGATACGCCAAATATCGATCAATTGGCAAGGGATGGTGTTTTATATGAAAATGCCTATTCCGCAGCTCCTTCCTGTGTTGCTGCCAGGGCCGCGGTGCTAACCGGGATGTCGCAGGACAAAAATGGGCGGGTCGGTTATGAGGATAAAGTGCCGTGGAATTATGAGCACACGCTCCCGGGCGAGTTTGCCAAGGCTGGCTATCATACGCAATGCGTCGGAAAACTTCATGTCTATCCAACTCGAAATCTAGTAGGTTTTCATAATGTGGTTTTACATGACGGGTATATGCATTATAATCGATTTAACCATACTACGAAAACATCCGAATCATTTGCAGCTACTGATGACTATCTGAATTGGCTCAGAGAAAAAGCGGGTGCCGGAAGTGATTTAACCGATTTGGGACTGGATTGTAATGCTTCAACAGTCGCAAGGCCGTGGCACCTGGCAGAGGAATTGCATCCAACAAATTGGGTAACAACGAAGTCAATTGATTTTTTGCGGAGAAGGGATCCGACCAAGCCGTTCTTTTTAAACATGTCTTACGTCCGGCCGCATCCGCCGTTTGACCCGCCAGAAGCCTTTTATAATATGTACATAAATGAGGATTTACCTGAACCATCTGTTGGGGATTGGGCTGAACAGGAGGATACTGACCGAATGGGATTGAACCCAGTTACGGCGAAAGGTATTGTTCCAAAGAAACGCTACAAACGGGCGCAGGCGGCTTACTATGCGCTCATTACCCATATTGACAATCAGATTGGCCGGTTTCTCCAGGCCTTACAGGAATATGGGGTGTACGATAATACAATTATTCTATTTGCTTCCGACCATGGTGAATTATTAGGTGACCATCATCTGTACCGGAAGATTCTTCCCTATGAAGGAAGTGCGAAGGTGCCGTTGATTGTCTCGGATCCAGGCGATAATCTGAAACTGGAAAAAAATAAGAAGATAAATAACGTGGTTGAATTGCGCGATATCATGCCGACTCTATTAGCTGCAGCAGATATCCCGATACCTGGTACTGTTAACGGCAAAAGTGTTCTGGAGTTGTGGAAAGATGGGGCGACTGCAAACTGGCGCGAATACATTCACGGAGAACATGCCTATGGCGAATCTTCCTTCCATTATATTACCGATGGGAAAGAAAAGTATATTTGGTTTTCGCAAACAGGTCGGGAACAGTTTTTTGATTTGGAAAAAGATCCACAGGAACTGGTTAATCAGGCCGGGAACCCCGATTATCAGGCAAGGGTTCAACAAAGAAGAAACCAATTAATCGGGGAACTTGAGGGACGGGAAGAAGGTTATTCCGACGGTGCGCGGTTGGTTGTTGGTCAGACACCCAAAAGTACACTGAATCATTTACGGGGGTGA
- a CDS encoding formylglycine-generating enzyme family protein encodes MKETEKASCCAASRPKTETNKRDQQIETACKPVSLDKMVHIPGGTFLMGTNHKEGFPADGEGPIRKVTVDPFYIDAHTVTNEEFQAFITDTGYQTEAEQYGWSFVFHQFVSAQTAKSVRQKVQGTPWWWVVEGAAWNQPEGPDSTIDDRMDHPVIHVSWNDAQAYCKWAGKRLPTEAEWEFAARGGLEQKLYPWGDELTPDGVHHCNIWQGKFPERNDGEDGYLGTAPAKSFPANGFRLYNMSGNVWEWCSDWFSRGIHARGGKDNPKGPDSGDSRIIRGGSYLCHRSYCNRYRVAARSSNTPDSSTGNMGFRCVKDG; translated from the coding sequence ATGAAGGAAACAGAAAAAGCGTCATGCTGCGCGGCGAGCCGGCCGAAAACGGAAACGAATAAGCGGGATCAGCAAATCGAAACAGCTTGCAAACCGGTTTCTTTGGATAAAATGGTCCATATCCCTGGCGGCACTTTCTTAATGGGTACCAATCATAAAGAGGGCTTTCCGGCTGATGGGGAAGGACCGATACGAAAGGTGACAGTCGATCCTTTCTATATCGATGCCCATACTGTCACGAACGAAGAATTTCAAGCTTTTATCACTGACACAGGTTATCAAACAGAAGCGGAGCAGTATGGCTGGTCGTTTGTATTTCACCAATTTGTTAGTGCGCAAACAGCGAAAAGTGTACGGCAGAAAGTGCAAGGTACCCCGTGGTGGTGGGTTGTTGAAGGGGCGGCCTGGAACCAGCCTGAGGGACCGGACTCGACGATTGACGATCGGATGGACCACCCAGTTATCCATGTTTCATGGAATGATGCTCAGGCTTATTGTAAATGGGCCGGAAAAAGGCTGCCAACCGAGGCGGAATGGGAGTTTGCGGCACGCGGCGGATTGGAGCAGAAGCTGTACCCGTGGGGCGATGAGCTGACCCCGGATGGTGTGCATCACTGCAATATTTGGCAAGGGAAATTTCCCGAGCGCAATGATGGCGAGGATGGGTATCTTGGAACAGCACCAGCTAAGTCTTTTCCAGCCAACGGATTCCGTTTATATAATATGTCCGGAAACGTGTGGGAGTGGTGCTCCGATTGGTTCAGCAGGGGGATTCATGCACGGGGCGGAAAGGACAACCCGAAAGGACCTGATAGCGGAGACAGCCGGATCATTCGCGGCGGCTCCTATCTATGCCATCGTTCGTACTGCAACAGGTACAGGGTGGCTGCCCGAAGCTCCAATACACCGGATAGTTCGACAGGCAATATGGGCTTTCGCTGCGTAAAAGATGGTTGA
- a CDS encoding LacI family DNA-binding transcriptional regulator has protein sequence MATIKDIANKAGVSPATVSRVLNYDASLSVADETKKKVFEAAEELSYRKRPGKRYTGQKIAVVHWYTEKEELSDLYYLSIRLGIEQRCKQLDLDPDIYFFNNIDDINAAEIEGIIAVGKFSEQQVKELTDINPAVVFVDYSPNEDKYDAVVIDFEKATQKIIDYFISTDHTEIGFIGGREFLKGETDPLNDLREKTFRTYMQEKGLYEERFVFVGSFSVEDGYNLMVKAIKELGDDLPTAFFTSSDVMAIGSLRALHEAGIAVPDRVSVIGINDMSISKYVYPSLSTIKVYTELMGETAVDTLIERLEGRKIAKKVFISTKLVVRKSVRGA, from the coding sequence ATGGCAACAATCAAAGACATCGCAAACAAAGCCGGTGTATCGCCTGCCACTGTATCGCGGGTACTTAATTATGACGCCAGTTTGTCTGTTGCGGATGAAACAAAGAAAAAAGTGTTTGAAGCCGCAGAAGAGCTTTCCTATCGAAAAAGACCTGGGAAACGCTATACCGGACAAAAAATTGCCGTGGTTCACTGGTATACCGAAAAAGAAGAACTGAGTGATTTGTATTATTTATCGATCCGGCTCGGTATTGAACAACGATGCAAGCAGCTAGATTTGGATCCTGATATTTATTTTTTTAATAACATAGATGATATTAATGCTGCTGAGATTGAGGGGATTATCGCAGTCGGGAAATTCAGTGAGCAGCAGGTAAAAGAGCTGACCGATATTAATCCAGCGGTTGTCTTTGTCGATTACAGTCCGAATGAAGACAAATACGATGCAGTGGTCATTGATTTTGAAAAAGCAACACAGAAAATTATTGATTACTTTATTTCGACCGACCATACAGAAATTGGCTTCATTGGCGGCCGTGAGTTTCTTAAAGGCGAAACGGACCCCTTGAACGACTTACGGGAAAAGACGTTTAGAACATACATGCAGGAAAAAGGGCTCTATGAGGAGCGCTTTGTTTTCGTCGGATCCTTTTCTGTGGAGGATGGCTACAATTTAATGGTAAAGGCGATCAAAGAGTTGGGCGACGACCTGCCAACTGCCTTTTTTACAAGCAGTGATGTTATGGCCATCGGCAGTTTGCGCGCACTGCACGAAGCGGGCATCGCAGTCCCTGACCGCGTAAGTGTGATCGGAATCAACGACATGTCCATTTCCAAATATGTCTATCCATCATTAAGCACAATCAAAGTCTACACCGAACTCATGGGCGAAACCGCCGTAGACACACTAATCGAACGCCTGGAAGGCCGAAAAATAGCAAAGAAAGTGTTCATCTCCACCAAACTAGTTGTGAGGAAAAGCGTTAGAGGAGCATAG
- a CDS encoding EamA family transporter, giving the protein MSLLAFVLIIISAFMHATWNYLAKRSNGGFAFVWLYTAISATVYAPFVIFLLIYQNISIGWLEIGFIAGSAIIHLGYALTLQNGYKIGDLSLIYPVARGTGPMLVAIIAVFIYDEQLSPAGIMGIILIILSVFIITGGLRVLKQSAAIMPLGYGFLIGIMIAGYTLLDKGAVSVFLISPLLLNYGSILGQLILLSPYARSHWKDVRSDWKSHRKEAIGVGVLNPLAYILVLTTMVFTPVSYVAPVREVSILIGAIMGMVLLSEGFGLRRIVAAGIMVIGIVAIALS; this is encoded by the coding sequence ATGTCGCTGTTGGCATTTGTTTTAATTATCATTTCAGCTTTTATGCACGCCACCTGGAACTACTTAGCAAAGCGGTCCAACGGTGGCTTTGCTTTTGTATGGCTATATACAGCGATCAGCGCAACCGTGTACGCCCCTTTTGTTATATTCCTGTTGATTTACCAGAACATTTCCATTGGCTGGCTGGAAATCGGTTTTATTGCCGGAAGTGCCATCATTCATTTGGGTTACGCACTAACCTTGCAAAATGGCTATAAGATCGGGGATTTATCGTTAATTTACCCTGTTGCACGGGGTACGGGTCCGATGCTCGTTGCAATTATTGCGGTGTTTATTTACGATGAACAACTGAGTCCTGCTGGCATAATGGGGATCATTCTGATTATTTTAAGTGTCTTTATTATCACGGGCGGGCTCCGGGTATTAAAGCAATCGGCAGCAATAATGCCACTTGGATACGGCTTCTTGATTGGGATCATGATTGCGGGGTATACGCTTTTAGACAAAGGAGCTGTGAGTGTATTTTTAATCTCTCCGCTTTTGTTAAACTACGGCAGTATCCTTGGGCAATTAATTCTGCTTTCTCCGTATGCCAGAAGCCATTGGAAAGATGTACGTTCGGATTGGAAAAGTCACCGAAAAGAAGCGATTGGTGTCGGGGTTTTAAATCCGCTTGCATATATCCTTGTATTAACAACAATGGTATTCACGCCTGTCAGTTACGTGGCCCCTGTTCGGGAAGTGAGTATTCTTATTGGCGCCATTATGGGGATGGTCCTGTTATCGGAGGGGTTTGGCCTGCGCCGGATTGTTGCAGCAGGAATAATGGTAATTGGCATTGTGGCAATCGCCTTATCATAG
- a CDS encoding CBO0543 family protein has protein sequence MKEEQFEMLNKAITKHEETSQMYLEYWKLYSHMGTWQFWVIFVCLFALPLIVLYFTIDREKIFLIGFYGFNINVWLTFVANIGTGIGWWDYPYMLIPIISTGFSVNSAFVPVLFMLVYQWTLNNKKNFYFYSLLTAIILTFVLDPLLVSFDFLTFSKEFNYFLLLLIYTSIFLFSKLITSIFVYMQKTKNKQPSA, from the coding sequence GTGAAAGAAGAACAATTTGAAATGTTAAATAAAGCTATTACCAAACATGAAGAAACTAGCCAAATGTATTTAGAATACTGGAAGTTATATTCACATATGGGAACGTGGCAATTTTGGGTGATTTTTGTATGTCTGTTTGCATTACCATTAATTGTCTTGTATTTCACAATTGATAGGGAGAAAATATTTTTAATAGGGTTTTACGGATTTAACATTAATGTTTGGCTAACTTTTGTAGCCAATATTGGAACAGGGATAGGTTGGTGGGACTATCCTTATATGCTTATTCCTATTATTTCAACAGGTTTCTCGGTAAATTCTGCATTTGTTCCCGTCTTATTTATGTTGGTTTACCAGTGGACGTTAAATAATAAGAAGAACTTCTACTTTTATTCATTACTCACAGCTATCATTTTAACTTTTGTATTAGATCCATTGCTAGTCAGTTTCGACTTTTTAACATTCAGCAAAGAGTTTAACTACTTCTTGTTGCTGCTGATTTATACAAGTATTTTTCTGTTTTCTAAACTAATTACAAGCATATTCGTATATATGCAAAAAACAAAAAACAAACAGCCAAGTGCCTAA